The following proteins are co-located in the Bactrocera dorsalis isolate Fly_Bdor unplaced genomic scaffold, ASM2337382v1 BdCtg077, whole genome shotgun sequence genome:
- the LOC105224803 gene encoding trafficking protein particle complex subunit 3 isoform X2 — MSRQASRFDTKKVNAEFLTLTYGALVTQMLRDFENIEDVNKQLERIGYNMGMRLIEDFLARTSAPRCLEMRETADRIQQAFRIYLNVQPTISNWSASSDEFSLVFETNPLTEFVELPQDLTNLRYSSILSGCIRGALEMVQLDVQCWFVQDQLKGDNVTELRIKFVRRLEDAIPAGED; from the exons ATGTCTCGACAAGCTTCTCGTTTTGATACTAAAAAAGTT AATGCAGAGTTCTTAACACTCACTTATGGTGCGCTTGTAACTCAAATGTTACGAGATTTTGAAAACATCGAAGATGTAAATAAACAACTTGAACGTATAGGCTATAATATGGGTATGAGATTAATTGAAGATTTCCTAGCACGAACCTCCGCTCCACGCTGTTTGGAAATGCGCGAAACGGCAGATCGCATACAACAGGCTTTCCGCATCTACCTTAATGTACAGCCAACTATTTCTAACTGGTCTGCCTCTTCAGACGAATTTTCATTAGTTTTTGAAACCAATCCCTTAACGGAATTCGTCGAACTGCCTCAGGATTTAACCAACTTGCGCTACAGTTCTATACTTAGTGGTTGTATACGCGGTGCTCTCGAAATGGTACAATTGGATGTCCAATGCTGGTTTGTTCAG GATCAACTAAAAGGTGACAATGTAACGGAGCTTCGAATTAAATTTGTACGACGCCTAGAAGACGCTATACCTGCAGGCGAGGATTAG
- the LOC105224805 gene encoding heat shock 70 kDa protein 14, whose amino-acid sequence MWPRFGIKIGNSTLCIAHVKNDGKPEVIANKQGDRNSQACLLWGGDEEIECGLTAKQKMATRPKQAVANSFQLLMPQELDEERLKTAIKELPCDYDALSHTFQLKCQIQDDKSDEMKENIRELTPFDVQVKLFRAELELARQYHISSEKDPVVVISIPSFYPKSAWPELARAAKEAGFHVAQIITEPTAAILAYGIGEQEAAEGSTNNESKYVLTIKCGGLNSHFALYEVRDGLYTQLDAYGPYPIGGQHFTDALVQFICEEFKRKYKLDPHESRRSLSKIRNAATNCKHILTTLPSTQIYIDSLMDGVDFNAQMSRARFESLIQPVINNFMQTLNECVERASVEHPEVKGVNSIVLLGATMRIPKLQSVIAARFPDAQLHSTISADEVVAIGCARQATFLHTPLEQDLQATDERIYVEEDLLIWHGNDETNAQILLGKGTSLPRKVLLELKQTEGAETDSVIRVRSGDKVNEVTLEGLTPTDNGTYRIEADIDCKQVGAEPIRKPHLRIRVV is encoded by the coding sequence atgtgGCCAAGATTCGGTATCAAAATTGGCAATAGCACATTATGCATTGCTCATGTAAAAAACGACGGTAAGCCAGAAGTTATCGCGAACAAACAAGGTGATCGAAACTCACAAGCATGTCTGCTTTGGGGTGGAGACGAGGAAATTGAGTGTGGATTAACTGCAAAACAGAAGATGGCTACACGTCCAAAACAAGCTGTGGCTAACAGTTTTCAGCTGCTTATGCCACAAGAGTTGGATGAGGAAAGACTAAAAACTGCCATAAAGGAGCTGCCGTGCGATTACGATGCTCTCAGTCATACTTTCCAGCTTAAATGTCAAATACAAGACGATAAAAGTGacgaaatgaaagaaaatattcgtGAATTGACACCTTTCGATGTCCAGGTTAAACTCTTTCGTGCAGAGTTAGAATTAGCTCGTCAATATCATATTTCATCGGAAAAAGATCCAGTTGTTGTGATCTCCATACCGAGTTTCTATCCAAAGTCTGCTTGGCCTGAATTGGCTCGCGCCGCAAAAGAAGCAGGATTTCATGTTGCTCAGATTATTACCGAACCGACTGCCGCAATACTTGCATATGGTATTGGGGAACAAGAAGCAGCTGAAGGCAGCACCAACAACGAAAGCAAATATGTCCTAACTATAAAGTGTGGAGGTTTGAACAGCCATTTTGCATTATACGAAGTGAGAGATGGACTCTACACACAGTTAGATGCATACGGACCATACCCAATTGGTGGTCAACATTTCACAGACGCCCTAGTACAATTCATATGCGAGGAGTTtaagagaaaatataaattagatcCACATGAGAGTCGCCGATCTTTGTCAAAAATACGTAATGCAGCAACCAACTGCAAACATATATTAACAACACTTCCCTCAACTCAAATATATATTGATTCACTTATGGATGGTGTTGATTTTAATGCACAAATGTCGCGTGCACGATTTGAAAGCCTTATTCAACCtgttattaacaattttatgcAGACGCTAAACGAATGTGTTGAACGTGCGTCAGTGGAACACCCTGAAGTTAAAGGCGTTAATTCAATTGTCTTGCTGGGAGCCACAATGCGTATACCAAAACTGCAATCAGTCATTGCGGCGCGATTCCCGGACGCTCAATTACATTCAACAATCTCAGCTGATGAGGTAGTAGCCATAGGATGTGCTCGACAAGCAACATTCCTTCATACCCCACTGGAACAAGACCTGCAGGCTACAGATGAGCGAATATACGTAGAAGAGGATCTTCTAATTTGGCACGGCAATGACGAAACAAACGCGCAAATACTATTAGGGAAGGGCACATCTTTACCACGAAAAGTGCTGCTTGAGCTGAAGCAAACGGAGGGTGCTGAAACTGATAGCGTTATTCGCGTTCGAAGTGGTGATAAAGTCAATGAAGTAACTTTGGAAGGTTTGACGCCAACAGATAATGGCACATATCGCATCGAAGCAGATATTGATTGCAAACAAGTAGGCGCCGAACCAATTCGTAAACCACATTTACGAATACGTGTAGTCTAA
- the LOC105224803 gene encoding nuclear transcription factor Y subunit alpha isoform X1: MENNHNTINNKLNKTSGTITVVAQNNRNLQNQKQIQFIPMMTAGGAQIIIGQVPQQQAQTSNATGAPATSLIPLQTNQIMLQQPQQAAQPMQLLQLPDGQTIFYQPPSTSLTLDPNTTAAQATPQPQLININGQLMQIATAPTHPQGATGAAPAVGQQIIMMPQAGTTTTVAVPQAAAAVSSQQPTSATISNTTANDVTSAGIQAEDDSSKGESEEEPLYVNAKQYKRILIRRQARAKLESRIPKERSKYLHESRHRHAMNRVRGEGGRFHSAQIKGELSASGLSNCESQMQPVQTRASVRTAPKLIAPHQGPIPAPTPNITITPIK, from the coding sequence ATGGAGAATAACCACAATACGATAAACAATAAATTGAACAAGACTTCGGGAACTATCACCGTTGTAGCACAAAATAATCGGAActtacaaaatcaaaaacaaatacaattcaTCCCCATGATGACTGCTGGTGGTGCCCAAATTATTATTGGACAAGTTCCACAACAACAAGCTCAAACCTCTAATGCAACGGGAGCACCTGCAACCAGTCTCATACCTCTTCAGACGAACCAAATAATGTTACAACAGCCACAACAAGCAGCTCAGCCCATGCAACTACTTCAATTACCGGATGGTCAAACAATATTTTACCAACCACCTTCAACTTCTTTGACGCTTGACCCAAATACAACTGCTGCTCAAGCAACACCGCAACCACAGCTTATTAACATTAACGGTCAATTAATGCAAATAGCTACGGCCCCTACGCATCCCCAAGGTGCAACAGGCGCCGCTCCAGCAGTGGGTCAACAAATAATTATGATGCCTCAGGcgggaacaacaacaactgttgcAGTCCCTCAAGCTGCCGCTGCAGTATCATCACAACAACCAACGTCTGCCACAATTTCTAATACTACAGCAAATGATGTTACTTCAGCGGGAATACAAGCGGAAGACGACTCAAGTAAGGGAGAATCGGAAGAAGAACCTCTCTATGTCAATGCCAAACAATATAAAAGAATACTTATAAGAAGACAAGCTCGTGCAAAACTTGAATCTCGCATACCTAAGGAACGTTCTAAGTATTTGCACGAATCTCGACATCGTCATGCAATGAATAGAGTACGTGGAGAAGGAGGTCGATTCCACTCTGCTCAAATTAAAGGTGAATTAAGTGCATCTGGACTTAGTAACTGCGAATCGCAAATGCAACCGGTACAAACACGAGCATCTGTGCGTACTGCACCAAAGTTAATCGCTCCACATCAGGGGCCCATTCCAGCGCCAACGCCAAATATTACAATTAcaccaataaaataa
- the LOC105224807 gene encoding DNA primase small subunit — protein MPEEETSTVNTAKYDPNILPDMLPVYYKRLFPHKPFYRWLSYGLSESNIFANREFSYTLHDDIYIRYRCYDTQSELENDICSTCPHKIDIGAVMNTKPKNFRITSTAMQPVQRELVFDIDMDDYNDVRTCCTGATVCLKCWKFMALAARLLDAALREDFGFEHILWVFSGRRGVHGWVCDYDARHLDSRGRSALAEYLQITSNVTINGVVIARVQIGERMHHSVRRALKFIEPLFEEIVLEDQNLFGDVKGVNKLLLMIPDDTARKDLEAYLKKTHDDGVHSRTIWATFVRYANSMRTGTANVWTRKLKNIVEEIQLGILYPRLDINVTKGMNHLLKSPFCIHPGTGKVCVPFNCNAAAKFDPTTVPNIAQLLQEINAFDDKSKCQENGSEDKSRIKDYKKTGMFKGVVVFEEFLRKLESSLKAKAIDVSDQTMEF, from the exons ATGCCAGAAGAAGAAACTTCAACCGTAAACACGGCAAAATATGATCCCAACATACTTCCGGACATGTTACCTGTCTATTACAAAAGATTATTTCCACATAAACCATTTTACCGCTGGTTATCATATGGACTTT CTGAAAGCAATATTTTTGCGAACCGTGAGTTCTCGTACACACTACACGATGATATATACATTCGTTATCGTTGTTACGATACTCAAAGTGAATTGGAAAACGACATCTGCTCGACGTGTCCACACAAAATCGACATTGGTGCAGTTATGAATACCAA aCCTAAGAACTTTCGTATCACATCAACAGCAATGCAGCCAGTACAACGTGAGCTGGTTTTCGATATTGACATGGATGATTATAACGATGTGCGCACCTGTTGCACCGGTGCAACGGTGTGTTTAAAATGCTGGAAATTCATGGCTTTAGCCGCCCGTCTGCTTGATGCAGCTCTACGTGAAGATTTTGGTTTCGAGCATATATTATGGGTATTTTCGGGCCGTCGTGGTGTCCACGGTTGGGTGTGCGATTATGATGCGCGCCACTTAGATTCGAGAGGACGCTCCGCACTTGCCGAGTATCTACAAATTACTTCTAATGTAACTATTAACGGTGTGGTTATAGCGCGCGTTCAAATTGGGGAACGTATGCACCACAGTGTCCGACGTGCGCTAAAATTTATCGAGCCCCTATTTGAGGAGATTGTTTTAGAGgatcaaaatttatttggagACGTCAAAGGAGTTAATAAATTGTTACTAATGATTCCGGACGATACGGCTCGCAAGGATTTAGAAGCGTATTTAAAGAAAACGCATGATGATGGTGTACATTCTCGAACAATATGGGCCACTTTTGTGCGCTATGCAAATTCCATGCGAACAGGCACTGCTAACGTTTGGACACGCAAACTCAAAAATATAGTTGAGGAGATTCAGTTGGGTATACTTTACCCTCGTTTAGACATCAATGTTACCAAAGGCATGAATCATTTACTCAAATCGCCTTTTTGTATTCACCCAGGAACTGGAAAAGTGTGTGTTCCGTTCAATTGTAATGCCGCTGCAAAATTCGACCCCACCACAGTACCTAATATAGCACAGTTATTGCAAGAGATTAACGCATTTGATGACAAATCAAAATGTCAAGAGAATGGTTCGGAAGACAAAAGTCGCATTAAAGACTACAAGAAGACTGGTATGTTTAAAGGAGTTGTAGTGTTTGAAGAATTCTTACGGAAATTGGAGAGTAGCttaaaagcaaaagcaattgATGTAAGTGACCAAACAATGGAGTTTTAG
- the LOC105224806 gene encoding PHAF1 protein CG7083, translating into MLDLEIVPELSLGCDTWEFVLGMHFSQAIAIIQSQVGIIKGVQVLYSDTNPLGVDIIINLPQDGVRLIFDPIVQRLKTIEVFNMKLVKLKYGGVHFNSPEVLPSIEQIEHSFGATHPGVYDAAKQLFALHFRGLSFFFPVDSKLQEGYAHGLGSLIFLSGASPVVSKMSLYSGSNVSETRAPPLPLSCYHRQIYLDSAKVLRSTNGYSKGLKLKLYTEGSSRSLEHRRQCFTREVLFGDSCQDVAMKLGAPNRIFFKSEDKMKIHSSSVNRQAQSKRSDTFFNYFTLGIDVLFDARTQTCKKFVLHTNYPGHFNFNMYHRCEFKFNLKSENDHDCNYGKKSSEDIEVTAYAKWDEISAVVPSARPVVLHRASSTNTANPFGATFCYGYQDIIFEVMTNNHIASITLYSTIPPLKQTEQSYQEHKLQDISLSVA; encoded by the coding sequence ATGTTGGACTTAGAAATTGTGCCTGAGTTATCGCTGGGATGTGATACTTGGGAGTTCGTTTTGGGGATGCACTTTTCGCAAGCAATAGCAATAATACAATCTCAAGTGGGAATAATAAAAGGCGTGCAAGTGCTTTACTCGGATACAAACCCCTTGGGTGTGGATATTATAATAAACTTACCTCAAGATGGTGTTCGTTTGATTTTTGATCCCATAGTTCAACGCTTGAAAACCATTGAAGTATTCAATATGAAATTGGTTAAGCTGAAGTATGGTGGAGTACACTTCAATTCCCCAGAAGTTCTGCCCTCCATAGAACAAATTGAACATTCTTTTGGGGCTACCCATCCTGGTGTATACGACGCTGCAAAACAATTGTTTGCTTTACACTTCCGTGGATTGAGTTTCTTTTTCCCAGTGGATAGTAAATTGCAAGAGGGATACGCACATGGCTTGGGatcattgatttttttaagtgGCGCATCGCCAGTTGTATCAAAAATGTCTCTCTACTCTGGTAGTAATGTTTCGGAGACACGCGCTCCACCGCTTCCACTCTCTTGTTATCATCGACAGATATATTTGGATTCAGCTAAAGTGTTACGTTCTACAAATGGTTATTCAAAAGGtctcaaactaaaattatataccGAGGGATCTAGTCGCTCATTAGAACATCGGCGCCAATGTTTCACAAGGGAAGTTCTTTTCGGCGACAGCTGTCAGGATGTAGCTATGAAACTTGGTGCAccaaatcgaatattttttaaaagtgaagataaaatgaaaatacactCTTCCAGTGTAAACCGCCAGGCGCAGAGTAAAAGGAGCGatactttctttaattatttcacACTTGGCATTGACGTGTTATTTGATGCGCGTACCCAAACTTGCAAGAAGTTTGTGTTACATACAAATTACCCAGGACATTTCAACTTCAACATGTACCATCGCTgtgaattcaaatttaatttgaaaagtgaaaatgatCATGATTGTAATTATGGTAAAAAGAGCTCCGAGGATATTGAAGTTACTGCATACGCCAAGTGGGACGAGATTAGTGCGGTAGTGCCGTCAGCTCGTCCGGTGGTGCTTCATCGCGCTAGCTCAACAAACACTGCCAATCCCTTCGGTGCAACCTTTTGCTATGGTTATCAGGATATAATATTTGAGGTTATGACAAACAATCACATTGCCTCCATAACATTATACAGTACGATTCCACCATTAAAACAAACTGAGCAGTCTTACCAGGAGCACAAATTGCAGGATATAAGTTTATCAGTTGCGTGA